The Fusarium poae strain DAOMC 252244 chromosome 2, whole genome shotgun sequence nucleotide sequence TTTAGGCGTATTTTCGACTTGGCGCAAAAACAGCTACGGGAGTTTTGGGGCATGGAGATGCGAGAGCTGCCAGTTAGAGAAAAGGTCACACTGCAGGAGAAGCGTCAAGGCATGTCGAATCTCTTTCATGTTTAGATTCCTACTAATGAAGCATAGCTATGAAGAGCAATTCGCAGCCCAAGCTCGGTTCTGGCTCCTACATCCTCACCTCCACGTTACCGGAAGCCTACCGTAGCGCTGCAATTCTCGGACCTTCAAAGACACCTAGTCCGGACGACGAGGCTACATACGCAGGTTTCTACACACTGATCATCACGCTCATCTCGCTCAGTAATGGAGAGCTCAGTGAACAAAAGCTCAAACGTCACCTCCAGCGCATGAACGCCGATCAAAACGTCTCGATGGACAAGACAGAGGCTATCCTTAAAAAGATGGAAAGGCAAGGATACGTCATCAAAAGAGTCGAGCGGCCGCCTCTAGGCCAGGATGGTGAGCATATCATCACATGGCACGTTGGGCCACGAGGAAAGGAAGAAGTCGGGTTGGGCGGTGTGATGGGTATGACGCGCGAAATCTATGGCGAAAGCTGGGATGAAGAAATGGAAAAGAAGCTGCGCGCAAGTCTGAATATCAGACAGGCTCAACAaaacgatgacgacgacgaggccGACGCGGAAGCTAGTCGAATGCAAGAATGAGACCGAGGGAACAAGGAGTAAGGTCGGCTTTATGATACCCAATACAGCTCAGCGAATTATGTTTGTATGCATGGAAAGTATGAAGGCGAGCTGTCGCATTGTATGTCTAAAATCCTCCCTTCCACGGGGGTATCAATCcttgacgccatcctgaatGTCCAAGCCAAACCAGTTTCGAATATTGAATGCTTTTCACGTCGCCGCTTATATCATATACGTTCTAATCTTCgcgcggaggaggaggaccgcAGGGCTGAACCATTTTCTATGCAGGATTGTTAGTTGTTGTTTGTCCATCAAGTTGTTCAGTCAAGCATACCCTGATCATCTGAGCGCGAACCTTGGCGATGGGCTCGTTCTCCGCCAGAGCGATATAGGAAAGCAGAGGTCGGTGGCCAGCGATGGAAGAGTATGTGTCGCGCTGGATGTTGGTACGAAATTCCCAACTGGTGGTGTCGGGGTGACCAGTACCGATGTACTTTGCCTGAAGGCGCTCGAGCTCTTGCTGGGTTCTGAGTTTGTCGGCCTGATCTTGTTAGAAGTGAAGGATATTGCGATGGGATTGGATGGCATGTACCATTGTTTACTGATTTATTTCTGTTTATCTGCTGGAGGTGCTGATCGCGAAATGATGAAAGTTGATGCGACCGATCGACTCCCTGATAAGATTAGCTGCTTAAGTGGGACCTCGTTATATGCATAAGAAGTCAGTGACAGAACAGAGACAATCACACAATTGATGTCTTGGAAAGTAAAGGCATAAAGAGATTTTGTGATATTTTCATGATTGACGTTActgagaaaagagaaatgaATGGATGCGTTGGTAGTATTTGTTTGTGATATGGTTTTGTTGTATGGATGGGTGGATGCAGTGTAAGTACTAAAGTACGTACCTACGAGggacatacctacctaggtagtcttATACCTTTGAGAGAGACCATGCTTGGTGCAATTTCACTTCTTTTACAAGCCATTCAACACACGGCATTTGCCTGCTGCTTTCTAGGAAATACTACCCCATCAAGCCTGCCACTGATACACTTATACTTGGGTAGGAGCATTCTAATCGCATAAACCTCGGTGAAACTCGACTGGTCGAGATCTCAAGACTCGAGGTCTTCCACCCCTGcttctcatctcatctcatctcatctcatctcatcaacaatAGACAAACAACAAGAACGAATAAGTGAGCTAGATCTCATACGTCTGCACTAATCTTTACACTTTAATCGATATCTACATACTTGCGCTTTTGATCACTCAAGCTTTCCCAACACTTTCCATCTCTTACCAACCTCCTGACTTAAACACTATCGTGTCACGATATTCTCGAGCCAAGGGCATTCATCTATACTAACGAGACTGAATCATAAACCGAGGCTTCCGCTACTGGGAAATGGGCACAAACGGGAGAGTTGCTCTGCCTGAACACTGGACAGAGCTCAGCGCCGCCAGGATCCACAGACAACAATGCGCCGACGAGGTAGACACCATAAAGAAAACATGTCTGGAAGAGTGCGGAAAACGAAGCGTGGTGAACTGTGAAAAATGCTTCCCCAAAGTTCTCGACAGAATGCGCGCCCGTTATTGCGACGCCGAGGGCAGGGAGTGGTTCTCACAGCGAAGAGCGTTCCTGAACGAGCTTGATGTTTTGTTCACCGACGTCAAGGACCACAAGAAAATGGACCTGAAGACCATTGAGGACAGCATCGCATCAGAAAAGGAGGCGTGGTATCGCTGGGTTCTGCGCATGTACCCACGCTTCCTCTCGACAGGAAACAGTGGAGCGGACCCCGACGAGCTGAGAGCAATGTTGGACGACCCTGTCAAGAGACGGGAGGAACTCATCGAGAGAATCTGGGAGGGTGTTGGAAAGCCAGCTAACTGGGAAGCCGATGTGGATTCGCTGACAGACAAGATTGCAACTGTCAGGAATGATGCCGCAGCTTTAAAGCAGCTTTATAtcactttcttcttcaaggatTCAAAAACAGGAGAAGTTGTAGAGAACGCACAGCCGTACCTGGAAGCATACGAGGCAAGCGACGCCATGTCAATTGAGCAAGTCATCGACCGCATCGCTCAAGATCTCAAAGCGAGTCTCACGACGGAACCGCAACGGGATACCCACAGGAGCCGCCTTGATGAGCTGCGCAGGGCAAAGATGGCCTTTGAACAGAACAGGCTGCAGAATAAGAGTCGAGCCCAAGCAATTCAGACGCCAGCCATCTCTGATTACTTGTATGAGCTACCGCAATGCACTGTTTGTACAAAGCCGATAGACCCGAAGAATGTCCTTTCATGTCCACTTTGCCAAGCACTTGTCCAACTCGGTGGCCGACAAAGGATGACTGTTTACTGCTCGGATGAATGCTTAGACAAGGGCTTTGTAAGTGTTGAGGCATATGTGTATTCAGATGAGAGGCTAACTTTGCCAGAACGACCATGTTGATAAGGAGCATGACTGCGAGGCGGGAGACAGATGTGTGCAATACGACTACGAAGACACAGAGACGGGTGAAGGCACAACATCAAAGGCTGTGGTGTGCAAGGATTGCATCGACCAGTGCGACATTAGAGAACAAGGGTCGGTAGAGGGTGATGGGAAAGTTGCGGTATACTGCTCAATTGAATGCGCAAAGCCGAACATTGGGAGACACAGAGAAGGCAAACACATGACATCGATTGCTGGTTATGAGGTCAGCAATCTTGCGTTACCGCTCTGGGAAACAGCTGAAAAGATATTGAAGGAGGGGAACCCAGGGTTGAAGTTCTCGCTGGTCGAGTGAGATTGTTTGTAATACTATATGATAGATGGTATGCCTTGTCCAAGACGAGCCCAGTCTTGTATGAGAGTTTGGTTTGGATCGATAAGTTGGTCCTCGCCATGGGATTAATTGCATCAACAGTACTTATGTTTTACGGGAATAATATGGCTCTGAAAGATTACAATACTCTATGATGTGACTAGCATGTAGTTAAGCCTCATGCATGTATGTAAAGATGTTACGCATTGTTGTTGGCATTGTTCACAGAAGAAGACAGACTCAACGTGGGTGGTTGGTGGGCCGTAAGATCCGAGGGTCGTCGGCGATTGAGGATTCATTCGGCTTCTCATTACACCGGAGACTTTTGGCGATTGAATCTCACTCTCAAGCCAACATTCTTTCTCATCTGCATCCAACATCAATCGACCAATCTCTTGGCCAATACTTGTCGCATACATCTATAGGCCAATTAATTACTCGAATTTATCCACCGTCTTACACTTGCAAATACAAATGGCAAGCGAACCGTCACCAATTGAATCATGCCCTGCGCGCAAGAGAATCTCCACAGCCTGCGAGGCATGTCGCGCAGCAAAGATCAAATGCCAGCCAAGTGAACAACCTGGGGTCTGTCGCAAGTAAGAATTCCCTTCTAAAATCACACCTAATTAATCGATTCTGACAAAGTCGTGGTGAAAAAGGTGTTTGGAGTCAAAGAAGGAATGCATATCACGAATGGGACCTCGAACACGAAGGCGAAGAACAAAGCAGTAAGGCATCGCCAGTAGTcacaaggaaaagaagatagTTGACTGATATTATCCCCCAGCGCCATAGATACTCACCAACCGCCTGCGCCACCTCCCCCGGCACCCTCAAAGACTTTCACTATTGACTTTGAAGTCTCTACTCAAACAGAGGTGGACGACAACTTTGATAATCTGCGCGACACTCATGCGCAATTCATGGACTCGATGTTCCCTTTGGATGGAGATACAGATCTCGGTAGCCTTGAAGACTCGCCTCTCACATGCTTCCCTacaccttcttcatctcataCGCATTCAATTCAATCTTTACATGCAAAGCCTCAGTTCAACCTCGATTCTGCTGAGTCATTGTTGGCTTCCTTTAGAAGGATGCTGATTCACTACCCTTGCATTGTTCTGATGCCCGAAGAGACAGTGGCCAGTCTTGCTGCGACGAAACCTTTCGTTCTCTTGGCTATTCTGGCTGCTGCTTCCGGGTCGCGGACTTTACAAGGACACACCCTCTACGATGAAGAGTTCCGTAAAGTTCTGGGCCTCAAGTTTGTCGCCGGCGGCGAAAGGAGTATGGACTTACTACAAGGCATTATGATCTACTGTGCTTGGTGCGTCCGCTTCCAATACCCGTCGCCTCACTTTGTTAACATTTATAGGTATCCATTCCATCTCAGACCAAAGAACAGACAGGCCTTCCAATACTATCGAATGGCCGGTGATCTCGTAACTGATCTCGAACTCGACCAAGAGCCAGCCCATCTTGGTAGCGCAATCCCTGGAGAAATGAGCAGTGCGCAGCTCGACCGGCTACGGGTGTATCTGGCATACTACTACGCCGTGTCAAAGTACGTCCTCCAAGAAATGCACCAGGACCAGATCACTCACAAATCCGACAGCTACATGTTCATGTTCAAGAAGAAAGATAATCTAATTCCCGCGTGGACGACCTGGACAGAAACCTGCTGCGACCTTTTGCAACGACATGCCGAAGTCGATGGGGATGTTTCGTTGAGTTATCTCACCAGGCTGGCAAGCATGACGAACACGGCAAATAATTCTGTACGCGACAACGATCCTCAGGTCAATCAGCAGGTTCAGCTTATGCTTCTTGGGCTGGAGACACAGCATAGAGAGATGAAAGAAGCTATGGTGCCACATCTTTCGCGCTCTGGTAAGCTATATCCAGCTTGTTTTGTGTATCATTCTAACAACATCCAGCACCCGTGAAACTTGcctctcttttctttgaCATCTTCCTCCAAGGTGGCTCCATATTCTATCTCGCCCGTATCAACACAAAAAAGCCTAGCTTCACCAACCCGTCACCAACTCGCCTCGTTCGCTGTGTGAACAACATCCGCACTCTCTTCGACCATCTCATGAACCTCGAGAACTTTACATGCTTCACCAGCGTTGACTGGACAAAGTTTATTCTATCCGTCATACTCGCAGTTTGTCTCTCATTTCCTATTGCTGACGTTCCGGACTGGGACCATGCCTGGGCACGCTCACATTTGCGTTTCGGCGAGTTCCTCGAGGTCATGACCGAGGGCCCTGAGGATCTTACACCGGCGAGCAAACGTGTAGATGTGTTTTCTGCAAGTCGAGTTATACTCCGTGTGCTCAAGACGAAATACAACCGGCGTGTAGCCATACTGACAGCACCAGTTCTGGACGAACCTCTGGGACATCAAGGGTGTCCCATGTTTGATAAAGATATGCAACCTTACGTAACCGCGTGGGACGCTGGTTTCGACGTTCAATATGTGCTCCCTGCGCATAACCCCAACACCGAGGGACAGCAGCCCATGTATCATGACCTCTGGGCGACCATGACTATGAGCTGGGCGAATGATGACAACACAATGGGGTCTT carries:
- a CDS encoding hypothetical protein (BUSCO:43726at5125); translation: MPTQRRRRPAEADESEEDVRPRQRNRVDHEGEDNDQEPSDAEMDGDRSQMQSADEQLAKKLVRYVISCEFSRTIIRRDGIKERVLGNQGRSFRRIFDLAQKQLREFWGMEMRELPVREKVTLQEKRQGINSQPKLGSGSYILTSTLPEAYRSAAILGPSKTPSPDDEATYAGFYTLIITLISLSNGELSEQKLKRHLQRMNADQNVSMDKTEAILKKMERQGYVIKRVERPPLGQDGEHIITWHVGPRGKEEVGLGGVMGMTREIYGESWDEEMEKKLRASLNIRQAQQNDDDDEADAEASRMQE
- a CDS encoding hypothetical protein (TransMembrane:1 (i352-370o)), whose product is MGPRTRRRRTKHAIDTHQPPAPPPPAPSKTFTIDFEVSTQTEVDDNFDNLRDTHAQFMDSMFPLDGDTDLGSLEDSPLTCFPTPSSSHTHSIQSLHAKPQFNLDSAESLLASFRRMLIHYPCIVLMPEETVASLAATKPFVLLAILAAASGSRTLQGHTLYDEEFRKVLGLKFVAGGERSMDLLQGIMIYCAWYPFHLRPKNRQAFQYYRMAGDLVTDLELDQEPAHLGSAIPGEMSSAQLDRLRVYLAYYYAVSNYMFMFKKKDNLIPAWTTWTETCCDLLQRHAEVDGDVSLSYLTRLASMTNTANNSVRDNDPQVNQQVQLMLLGLETQHREMKEAMVPHLSRSAPVKLASLFFDIFLQGGSIFYLARINTKKPSFTNPSPTRLVRCVNNIRTLFDHLMNLENFTCFTSVDWTKFILSVILAVCLSFPIADVPDWDHAWARSHLRFGEFLEVMTEGPEDLTPASKRVDVFSASRVILRVLKTKYNRRVAILTAPVLDEPLGHQGCPMFDKDMQPYVTAWDAGFDVQYVLPAHNPNTEGQQPMYHDLWATMTMSWANDDNTMGS